A single region of the Actinoplanes sp. SE50/110 genome encodes:
- a CDS encoding elongation factor G-like protein EF-G2, with product MAQKTSEKGLAGAAAPVVTEPGRVRNVVLVGHSGAGKTTLVEALLAATGTIPRAGTVADGTTVTDHDPAAVRQQRSVALSCAPLVHQDVKVNLLDTPGYADFVGELRAGLRAADAALFVVSAVDGVDESTVALWEECAAVGMPRAVAITRLDHPRADYEQALQDCQEAFGENVMPIYQPMLGDDGRSVAGLIGLVSLRVLDYSAGYPPRVGEAEQAHLNPIADDRNQLIEGIIAESEDETLMDRYIAGELISTDALIPDLEKAVARGNFYPVVPVCAATGVGLDALLDGLVSAAPSPLEHDLPVVTGVDGAPRPPLVCDPDGPLVAEVVRTTIDRHVGRVSLVRVFSGTLRPDQTLHVSGHGMAERGHPDHDADERVAHVYTPLGATLREVGRCVAGDICAITKSGSAETGDTLSGRDDPILMSPWSMPEPLLPIAVVAKTRSDEDALAKNLARLVAGDPTLRLERNPDTHQLVLWTMGESHADVVLDRLRAGGVELDTEPVKVSLRETFGAASKGHGRHVKQSGGHGQYAICDIEIEPLPRGSGFQFVDRVVGGAVPHNYIPSVEKGVRAQLEKGIIAGYPVVDLKVTLVDGKAHSVDSSDAAFQTAGALALREAAAAGQVTLLEPVDEVVVRVPDTYVGAVMSDLSGRRGRPLGTDTAEDGGHSLVRAEVPALELVRYAVELRALSSGAGTFSRSYVRHEPMPAHLVEAVKKEHAVR from the coding sequence ATGGCGCAGAAGACATCGGAGAAGGGGCTCGCCGGCGCCGCCGCGCCGGTGGTGACCGAGCCCGGCAGAGTTCGTAACGTGGTGCTGGTGGGTCACTCCGGCGCCGGGAAGACGACGCTGGTGGAGGCGCTGCTGGCGGCCACCGGCACGATCCCGCGCGCGGGGACCGTCGCGGACGGCACCACGGTCACCGATCACGATCCGGCGGCGGTCCGGCAGCAACGCTCGGTGGCGCTGTCCTGCGCGCCACTCGTCCATCAGGACGTCAAGGTCAACCTCCTGGACACCCCGGGGTACGCGGATTTCGTCGGCGAGTTGCGCGCCGGCCTGCGCGCGGCGGACGCGGCACTGTTCGTGGTCTCCGCGGTCGACGGGGTGGACGAGTCGACGGTCGCGCTCTGGGAGGAGTGCGCCGCGGTCGGCATGCCGCGGGCCGTCGCGATCACCCGCCTGGACCATCCGCGCGCCGACTACGAGCAGGCGCTGCAGGACTGCCAGGAGGCGTTCGGCGAGAACGTGATGCCGATCTACCAGCCGATGCTGGGCGACGACGGCCGGTCGGTGGCCGGCCTGATCGGCCTGGTGTCGCTGCGGGTGCTGGACTACTCGGCCGGTTACCCGCCGCGGGTCGGCGAGGCCGAGCAGGCCCACCTCAACCCGATCGCCGACGACCGCAACCAGCTCATCGAGGGGATCATCGCGGAGAGCGAGGACGAGACCCTGATGGACCGGTACATCGCCGGTGAGCTGATCTCCACCGACGCGCTGATCCCGGACCTGGAGAAGGCGGTCGCCCGGGGCAACTTCTATCCGGTCGTGCCGGTCTGCGCGGCCACCGGGGTGGGCCTGGACGCGCTGCTCGACGGCCTGGTCAGCGCCGCCCCGTCACCGCTGGAGCACGACCTGCCGGTGGTCACCGGGGTGGACGGCGCGCCCCGCCCGCCGCTGGTCTGCGACCCGGACGGCCCGCTGGTGGCCGAGGTGGTGCGCACCACGATCGACCGGCACGTCGGCCGGGTGTCCCTGGTCCGGGTCTTCTCCGGCACCCTGCGACCGGACCAGACGCTGCACGTGTCCGGGCACGGCATGGCCGAGCGCGGCCACCCCGACCACGACGCCGACGAACGGGTGGCGCACGTCTACACCCCGCTCGGCGCCACGCTGCGCGAGGTGGGTCGGTGCGTGGCCGGGGACATCTGCGCGATCACCAAGTCCGGGTCGGCGGAGACCGGGGACACGCTCTCCGGTAGGGACGACCCGATCCTGATGTCGCCCTGGTCGATGCCGGAGCCGCTGCTGCCGATCGCGGTCGTCGCCAAGACCCGCTCGGACGAGGACGCCCTCGCCAAGAACCTCGCCCGCCTGGTCGCCGGCGACCCGACGCTGCGCCTGGAGCGCAATCCGGACACCCACCAGCTGGTGCTCTGGACGATGGGCGAGTCGCACGCCGACGTGGTGCTCGATCGGCTCCGGGCGGGCGGCGTCGAGCTGGACACCGAGCCGGTGAAGGTGTCGCTGCGGGAGACCTTCGGCGCCGCGTCCAAGGGACACGGGCGGCACGTCAAGCAGTCCGGCGGCCACGGGCAGTACGCGATCTGCGACATCGAGATCGAACCGCTGCCGCGCGGCTCCGGTTTCCAGTTCGTCGACCGGGTGGTCGGCGGCGCGGTGCCGCACAACTACATCCCGTCGGTGGAGAAGGGCGTCCGCGCCCAGCTGGAGAAGGGCATCATCGCCGGTTACCCGGTCGTCGACCTGAAGGTGACCCTGGTCGACGGCAAGGCGCACAGCGTGGACTCCTCGGACGCCGCCTTCCAGACCGCCGGGGCGCTGGCCCTGCGCGAGGCGGCCGCGGCCGGGCAGGTGACCCTGCTGGAGCCGGTGGACGAGGTGGTGGTCCGGGTGCCGGACACCTACGTCGGCGCGGTGATGAGTGACCTGTCCGGCCGACGCGGCCGCCCGCTGGGCACCGACACCGCCGAGGACGGCGGGCACAGCCTGGTCCGGGCCGAGGTGCCGGCACTGGAGCTGGTCCGGTACGCGGTGGAGTTGCGTGCCCTCTCCTCGGGAGCCGGCACGTTCTCCCGGTCGTACGTCCGGCACGAGCCGATGCCGGCCCACCTCGTCGAGGCGGTGAAGAAGGAGCACGCCGTCAGATAG
- a CDS encoding FAD-dependent monooxygenase, producing MTNSRVLISGAGIGGPALAFWLFQRGFEVTVVERASTVREGGYKVDVRGSATAVLRKMGLLDAAKAADTGMQQITYVKPDGSPIAKLPADLLMGRRGDDLEIMRWDLSKILYEATEDRVEYVFGDAIASLADGPDGVDVTFEHGAPRRFDYVVGADGLHSATRRLVLGETPLTFLGAYISIFSVPNDLGVTREEVFYSRPGRLIFAYAMEPGQPARVGMVFASPERRYDHRDPAAQKAMVREAFAGQGWRSDEFLAAMETAPDFYFDSMSQVELPSWSSGRVVLLGDAAHCPSPASGQGTSLALVGAYVLGRHLGEPEGLAAYEREMRTYVEKNLAFGRKMVKDMVPGGRLTIAFRHYGMRTLKYHPQKEKVINKVLAPMHEAANAITI from the coding sequence ATGACGAACTCACGGGTACTGATCTCCGGCGCCGGCATCGGTGGTCCGGCTCTGGCCTTCTGGCTGTTCCAGCGGGGCTTCGAGGTCACTGTCGTCGAGCGCGCGTCCACCGTCCGCGAGGGCGGCTACAAGGTCGACGTGCGGGGCTCGGCCACCGCCGTGCTGCGCAAGATGGGCCTGCTCGACGCGGCCAAGGCGGCCGACACCGGCATGCAGCAGATCACCTACGTCAAGCCGGACGGCAGCCCGATCGCCAAGCTCCCGGCCGACCTGCTGATGGGCCGCCGCGGCGACGACCTGGAGATCATGCGGTGGGACCTCAGCAAGATCCTCTACGAGGCCACCGAGGATCGGGTGGAGTACGTGTTCGGTGATGCGATCGCCTCCCTCGCCGACGGGCCGGACGGGGTCGACGTCACCTTCGAGCACGGCGCGCCCCGCCGGTTCGACTACGTGGTGGGCGCCGACGGGCTGCACTCGGCCACCCGCCGGCTGGTGCTGGGCGAGACCCCGCTGACCTTCCTGGGCGCCTACATCTCGATCTTCTCGGTCCCCAACGACCTGGGCGTCACCCGCGAGGAGGTGTTCTACTCGCGACCTGGTCGGCTGATCTTCGCCTACGCGATGGAGCCCGGCCAGCCGGCCCGCGTCGGTATGGTCTTCGCCTCCCCCGAGCGGCGCTACGACCACCGTGACCCGGCCGCGCAGAAGGCGATGGTCCGCGAGGCGTTCGCCGGGCAGGGTTGGCGCTCCGACGAGTTCCTGGCCGCCATGGAGACCGCGCCCGACTTCTACTTCGACTCGATGAGTCAGGTCGAGCTCCCGTCCTGGTCGTCCGGCCGGGTGGTGCTGCTCGGTGACGCCGCGCACTGCCCGTCCCCGGCCTCCGGCCAGGGCACCTCGCTCGCCCTGGTCGGGGCGTACGTGCTGGGCCGGCACCTGGGCGAGCCGGAGGGCCTCGCGGCGTACGAGCGGGAGATGCGCACCTACGTGGAGAAGAATCTGGCCTTCGGCCGCAAGATGGTCAAGGACATGGTCCCCGGTGGCCGCCTCACCATCGCCTTCCGGCACTACGGGATGCGCACCCTGAAATACCACCCGCAGAAGGAGAAGGTGATCAACAAGGTGCTGGCCCCGATGCACGAGGCGGCCAACGCGATCACTATCTGA
- a CDS encoding HAMP domain-containing sensor histidine kinase — MRLAYTTAATTAVAALVFLVPLGWGLRSDHREEALAGAARATSTVAGALLAGAGDKGVAAAAATAGDPVVHVPGLAPTPGGRATGKQIDEAASRPDASVIEVPGGVIRLQPVTAGGKAWVVEGFVPASELTENTARDWWLLLGLAVVLVGGSVIVVDRLARGAVNSANNLVEAALAVGDGDLGVRIHPSGPRELAEAGYAFNRMADRLVTSRTDERELVADLSHRLRTPLTALRLDAEALDPDDTQIIDLTADEVDRRRGIRRIRQAIATLEDEVNSLINTTRQTVAAQVAANPEEGLCDASEVVRERMSFWSALAGDQERQYRVTGAHVRIPVPVPRADLAAALDAVLGNVFRYTPQGTAFEVALSRRDGWVALRVDDAGPGIPDPEKALRRGQSQQGSTGLGLDIARRMTQSTGGSVSLDRATLGGASVVMLIADADATPKTPSRFGLVGRGGRGRRGQRAT; from the coding sequence CTGCGGCTGGCGTACACGACCGCCGCCACCACCGCCGTCGCCGCCCTGGTCTTCCTCGTCCCGCTGGGCTGGGGCCTGCGCTCCGACCACCGCGAGGAGGCACTCGCCGGCGCCGCCCGGGCCACCTCCACGGTGGCCGGCGCGCTGCTGGCCGGCGCGGGCGACAAGGGCGTGGCCGCCGCCGCGGCGACGGCCGGCGATCCGGTCGTGCACGTGCCCGGCCTGGCGCCCACCCCGGGCGGCCGGGCCACCGGCAAGCAGATCGACGAGGCCGCCAGCCGGCCGGACGCCAGCGTGATCGAGGTGCCGGGCGGGGTGATCCGGCTGCAGCCGGTGACCGCCGGCGGCAAGGCCTGGGTGGTCGAGGGGTTCGTGCCGGCCTCCGAGCTGACCGAGAACACCGCGCGGGACTGGTGGCTCCTGCTCGGCCTGGCGGTGGTGCTGGTCGGCGGCTCGGTGATCGTGGTCGACCGGCTCGCCCGGGGCGCGGTCAACTCGGCCAACAACCTGGTCGAGGCGGCCCTCGCGGTCGGCGACGGCGACCTCGGCGTGCGGATCCACCCGTCCGGGCCGCGCGAGCTGGCCGAGGCCGGCTACGCGTTCAACCGGATGGCCGACCGCCTGGTCACCTCCCGCACCGACGAGCGGGAGCTGGTCGCCGACCTGTCGCACCGGTTGCGCACCCCGCTGACCGCGCTGCGGCTGGACGCCGAGGCACTCGACCCGGACGACACGCAGATCATCGACCTGACCGCCGACGAGGTCGACCGGCGGCGCGGCATCCGGCGCATCCGGCAGGCCATCGCCACCCTGGAGGACGAGGTCAACTCCCTGATCAACACTACCCGCCAGACGGTCGCCGCACAGGTGGCGGCCAACCCCGAGGAGGGCCTGTGTGACGCCAGCGAGGTGGTCCGGGAACGGATGTCGTTCTGGTCGGCGCTCGCCGGCGACCAGGAGCGGCAGTACCGGGTGACCGGCGCACACGTGCGGATCCCGGTGCCGGTCCCCCGCGCCGACCTGGCCGCCGCCCTGGACGCGGTGCTCGGCAACGTGTTCCGCTACACCCCGCAGGGCACCGCCTTCGAGGTGGCGCTCTCCCGCCGGGACGGCTGGGTGGCGCTGCGCGTCGACGACGCCGGCCCGGGCATCCCCGACCCGGAGAAGGCACTGCGTCGCGGGCAGAGCCAGCAGGGCTCCACCGGCCTCGGCCTGGACATCGCCCGCCGGATGACCCAGTCGACCGGCGGCTCGGTCAGCCTGGACCGGGCCACGCTGGGCGGCGCCAGCGTGGTGATGCTGATCGCCGACGCCGACGCCACCCCGAAAACCCCCAGCCGTTTCGGCCTGGTCGGCCGCGGTGGTCGCGGCCGCCGCGGCCAGCGGGCCACCTGA
- a CDS encoding ADP-ribosylglycohydrolase family protein, translated as MTFTLFPDTRRALALDSLAGLSVGDALGAQYFVPGNRPADLLDARVPAGVWAWTDDTEQACCLVAVLEEGDFDRDAFALLLGEHCEPYRGYGPGAVVMLRQIREGLPWPIAAAAAFHGQGSCGNGAAMRAAPLGAWHADSLAHAAAQGARAAEVTHAHPEGIAGGVAVAVAAAFAAAARLDGYRPDPGRLLRATAAHTAPSVVRDGLLLAPTGGVAEAAERLGSGAQATAQDTVPFALWVADRYLDDYPAAVAACVVAGGDVDTTAAIAGGVVAAYTGAGGIPGDWLARREPLPGWLAAADGR; from the coding sequence ATGACGTTCACCCTCTTCCCCGATACGCGCCGCGCGCTGGCCCTGGACAGCCTGGCCGGCCTGAGCGTCGGCGACGCCCTCGGCGCGCAGTATTTCGTGCCCGGCAACCGGCCCGCCGACCTGCTCGACGCCCGGGTGCCCGCGGGCGTCTGGGCCTGGACCGACGACACCGAGCAGGCCTGCTGCCTGGTGGCCGTCCTCGAGGAGGGCGACTTCGACCGGGACGCCTTCGCCCTCCTGCTCGGCGAGCACTGCGAACCCTATCGGGGGTACGGCCCGGGAGCCGTGGTGATGCTCCGGCAGATCCGCGAAGGGCTGCCCTGGCCGATCGCCGCCGCGGCCGCCTTCCACGGGCAGGGGTCGTGCGGCAACGGCGCGGCGATGCGGGCCGCCCCGCTCGGCGCCTGGCACGCCGACTCCCTCGCGCACGCCGCCGCGCAGGGCGCCCGGGCCGCCGAGGTGACCCACGCCCACCCGGAGGGCATCGCCGGCGGGGTGGCGGTCGCGGTGGCCGCCGCGTTCGCCGCCGCCGCCCGGCTCGACGGCTACCGGCCCGACCCGGGCCGGCTGCTGCGGGCCACCGCCGCGCACACCGCGCCGAGCGTGGTCCGCGACGGGTTGCTGCTGGCGCCCACCGGCGGCGTCGCCGAGGCGGCCGAGCGGCTGGGCAGCGGCGCCCAGGCGACCGCGCAGGACACCGTGCCGTTCGCGCTCTGGGTGGCGGACCGCTACCTGGACGACTATCCGGCCGCGGTGGCGGCGTGCGTGGTGGCCGGGGGCGACGTGGACACGACCGCGGCGATCGCCGGCGGGGTGGTCGCGGCTTACACCGGGGCCGGCGGGATACCCGGGGACTGGCTGGCGCGGCGGGAGCCGCTGCCGGGCTGGCTGGCCGCCGCGGACGGACGCTGA
- the thrS gene encoding threonine--tRNA ligase: protein MSDPLVVPAGTSAADAVSAAGLPSSGPKAIVVVREADGRLRDLAWIPEADAEVTPVAMDEPDGLNVLRHSAAHVLAQAVQEVFPEAKLGIGPPIRDGFYYDFDVEKPFQPDDLAKLEKRMQEIVKAGQTFHRREYASLDEAKAELAAEPFKLELVDIKGEVDPEAAAVGAGELTHYDNLDRDGKRVWGDLCRGPHLPSTRLIPAFKLMRSAAAYWRGSEKNPQLQRIYGTAWPSRDELKAYLHRLAEAERRDHRKLGTELDLFSFPDEIGSGLVVFHPKGGVIKREMEDYVRARHIEEGFQYVGTPHITKENVFVTSGHLPYYKDTMFPPMQLEGADYYLKAMNCPMHNLIFRSRGRSYRELPMRLFEFGTVYRYEKSGVVHGLTRVRGLTQDDSHSYVTAEQAPGEIKHLLNFVRSLLDDFGLDDYYLELSTRDPGSDKFIGTDEQWENATGVLEQVARESGLDLVLDPGGAAFYGPKISVQAKDAIGRTWQMSTIQYDFNMPARFGLEYQAADGSRQEPVMIHSAKFGSIERFFGVLTEHYAGAFPAWLAPVQVVGIPIRDDHADYLSSFVERLRREGIRAEVDYSSDRMQKKIRTAQQQKIPFMAIAGDDDVNGGTVSFRYRDGSQRNGVTLDEAVAHVVEIVRSRINTGPSAA from the coding sequence GTGTCCGACCCACTAGTCGTCCCGGCCGGCACCTCGGCGGCCGACGCGGTGTCCGCGGCCGGCCTGCCGAGCAGCGGCCCGAAAGCGATCGTGGTGGTCCGCGAGGCTGACGGCCGGTTGCGGGACCTCGCCTGGATTCCGGAGGCCGACGCCGAGGTGACGCCGGTGGCGATGGATGAGCCGGACGGGTTGAACGTGTTGCGGCATTCGGCGGCGCATGTGCTGGCGCAGGCGGTGCAGGAGGTGTTCCCGGAGGCGAAGCTGGGGATCGGGCCGCCGATCCGGGACGGTTTCTACTACGACTTCGATGTCGAGAAGCCGTTCCAGCCCGATGATCTGGCGAAGCTCGAGAAGCGGATGCAGGAGATCGTCAAGGCCGGTCAGACGTTCCACCGGCGGGAGTACGCGTCGCTGGACGAGGCGAAGGCGGAGCTGGCCGCGGAGCCGTTCAAGCTGGAGCTGGTCGACATCAAGGGTGAGGTGGACCCGGAGGCCGCGGCGGTCGGGGCGGGTGAGTTGACCCATTACGACAACCTCGACCGGGACGGCAAGCGGGTGTGGGGTGACCTGTGCCGGGGGCCGCACCTGCCGTCGACCCGGTTGATCCCGGCGTTCAAGCTGATGCGCTCGGCCGCCGCCTACTGGCGCGGCTCGGAGAAGAACCCGCAGCTGCAGCGCATCTACGGTACGGCGTGGCCGTCCCGCGATGAGCTGAAGGCGTACCTCCACCGTCTTGCCGAAGCCGAGCGCCGGGATCACCGCAAGCTCGGCACGGAGCTGGACCTGTTCTCCTTCCCGGATGAGATCGGGTCGGGTCTGGTGGTCTTCCACCCGAAGGGTGGGGTGATCAAGCGGGAGATGGAGGACTACGTCCGGGCCCGGCACATCGAGGAGGGCTTCCAGTATGTGGGGACCCCGCACATCACCAAGGAGAACGTCTTCGTGACCTCGGGGCATCTGCCCTACTACAAGGACACGATGTTCCCCCCGATGCAGTTGGAGGGGGCGGACTACTACCTCAAGGCGATGAACTGCCCGATGCACAACCTGATCTTCAGGTCGCGCGGGCGGTCGTATCGTGAGCTGCCGATGCGGCTGTTCGAGTTCGGCACCGTGTATCGCTACGAGAAGTCCGGCGTGGTGCACGGCCTGACCCGGGTGCGTGGCCTGACCCAGGACGACTCGCACTCCTACGTGACCGCCGAGCAGGCGCCCGGCGAGATCAAGCACCTGCTGAACTTCGTCCGCTCGCTGCTCGACGACTTCGGCCTGGACGACTACTACCTGGAGCTGTCCACCCGGGACCCGGGCAGCGACAAGTTCATCGGCACCGACGAGCAGTGGGAGAACGCCACCGGCGTCCTGGAGCAGGTGGCCAGGGAGTCCGGGCTGGACCTGGTGCTCGACCCGGGTGGGGCGGCCTTCTACGGTCCGAAGATCAGCGTGCAGGCCAAGGACGCGATCGGGCGGACCTGGCAGATGTCGACCATTCAGTACGACTTCAACATGCCGGCCCGGTTCGGCCTGGAGTACCAGGCGGCGGACGGCTCGCGTCAGGAGCCGGTGATGATCCACTCGGCGAAGTTCGGCTCGATCGAGCGGTTCTTCGGCGTGCTCACCGAGCACTACGCGGGTGCGTTCCCGGCCTGGCTGGCGCCGGTGCAGGTGGTCGGCATCCCGATCCGCGACGACCACGCCGACTACCTGTCGTCGTTCGTGGAGCGCCTGCGCCGGGAGGGCATCCGGGCCGAGGTCGACTACTCGTCGGACCGGATGCAGAAGAAGATCCGCACCGCCCAGCAGCAGAAGATCCCGTTCATGGCGATCGCCGGCGACGACGATGTGAACGGCGGCACCGTGTCGTTCCGCTACCGGGACGGCTCGCAGCGCAACGGCGTGACGCTCGACGAGGCCGTGGCGCACGTGGTGGAGATCGTTCGCTCCCGGATCAATACCGGGCCCTCGGCCGCCTGA
- a CDS encoding response regulator transcription factor: protein MATVLLVEDDHVVRGAMLRSLADRGHAVHAVGTALEALRRVAAETPDLVVLDLGLPDLDGSDALRMLRGITDVPIIIATARDDEQTVVRLLRAGADDYMVKPFTGAHLDARIGTVLRRVGRASRAAQPAVHEVGELRVDVGERSATLGDQPLALTRKEFDLLAYLAARPGRVVSRRELLEEVWRQPSVGEDQTIDVHLYWLRRKLGESAAKPRYLRTVRGVGFRLVAPD, encoded by the coding sequence ATGGCCACGGTGTTGCTCGTCGAAGACGATCATGTCGTGCGTGGTGCCATGCTCCGTTCGCTCGCCGACCGTGGGCACGCCGTGCACGCCGTCGGCACCGCGCTGGAGGCCCTCCGGCGGGTCGCCGCGGAGACCCCCGACCTGGTGGTGCTCGACCTCGGGCTGCCCGACCTGGACGGGTCGGACGCGCTGCGGATGCTGCGCGGGATCACCGACGTGCCGATCATCATCGCCACCGCGCGCGACGACGAGCAGACCGTGGTGCGGCTGCTGCGCGCCGGCGCCGACGACTACATGGTGAAACCGTTCACCGGCGCCCACCTGGACGCGCGGATCGGCACGGTGCTGCGCCGGGTCGGCCGGGCCAGCCGGGCCGCCCAGCCCGCCGTCCACGAGGTGGGAGAATTACGGGTCGACGTGGGCGAGCGCAGCGCCACCCTCGGCGACCAGCCGCTGGCGTTGACCCGCAAGGAGTTCGACCTGCTGGCCTATCTCGCCGCCCGCCCGGGCCGAGTGGTCTCGCGTCGTGAGCTGTTGGAGGAGGTATGGCGGCAGCCCTCGGTCGGCGAGGACCAGACCATCGACGTGCATTTGTACTGGCTACGCCGGAAACTGGGCGAGTCCGCGGCGAAGCCCCGTTACCTGCGCACCGTGCGGGGGGTCGGATTCCGGTTGGTGGCGCCGGACTGA
- a CDS encoding TetR/AcrR family transcriptional regulator, whose product MGHREELLKGAKKALLEKGYARTTARDIVALSRTNLASIGYHYGSTEALMTAAMLSAMEDWGNALGRALAAPDPTADPLLDFWRRVIGSIQTDRPLWLASIEVALQAEHNPQLKEQLAGGLTAGRTGMAAMLTGIAEDQLDEATVRSLGAVQMALMSGVVTQWLTDPASAPSAEEVVAGVRMLATLAPA is encoded by the coding sequence ATGGGCCATCGTGAAGAGCTGCTGAAGGGCGCCAAGAAGGCGCTGCTGGAGAAGGGCTATGCCCGCACCACGGCCCGGGACATCGTGGCGTTGTCGCGCACCAACCTGGCCTCGATCGGCTATCACTACGGCTCGACCGAGGCGCTGATGACCGCGGCGATGCTCAGCGCCATGGAGGACTGGGGCAACGCGCTCGGCCGGGCGCTGGCCGCCCCCGACCCGACCGCCGACCCGCTGCTCGACTTCTGGCGCCGGGTGATCGGGTCGATCCAGACCGACCGGCCGCTCTGGCTGGCCAGCATCGAGGTGGCCCTGCAGGCCGAGCACAACCCGCAGCTCAAGGAGCAGCTCGCGGGCGGGCTCACGGCCGGCCGCACCGGGATGGCGGCGATGCTCACCGGCATCGCCGAGGATCAGCTGGACGAGGCGACCGTGCGCTCGCTCGGCGCGGTGCAGATGGCGCTGATGTCCGGCGTGGTCACCCAGTGGCTGACCGACCCGGCCAGCGCTCCGTCGGCCGAGGAGGTGGTGGCCGGCGTCAGGATGCTGGCCACGCTCGCGCCAGCATGA
- a CDS encoding HIT domain-containing protein, with the protein MDVTGEPDGLERLWTPHRMAYITGENAPAGCPFCVAPGLPEGDSLVVARGELVFAVLNLYPYNPGHLMICPYRHVADYTDLTEEETAEVAAYTRTAMRVIRAVSRPHGFNLGMNQGAVAGAGIAAHLHQHVVPRWGGDANFMPVIGRTKVLPQVLTDTRVMLARAWPAS; encoded by the coding sequence ATGGATGTGACCGGCGAGCCGGACGGCCTGGAGCGACTCTGGACGCCACACCGGATGGCCTACATCACCGGGGAGAACGCGCCCGCGGGCTGCCCGTTCTGCGTCGCACCCGGCCTGCCGGAGGGGGACAGCCTGGTGGTCGCGCGCGGCGAGCTGGTCTTCGCGGTGCTCAACCTGTATCCGTACAATCCGGGCCACCTGATGATCTGCCCCTATCGGCACGTCGCCGACTACACCGACCTGACCGAGGAGGAGACGGCCGAGGTCGCGGCGTACACCCGGACGGCGATGCGGGTGATCCGCGCGGTGAGCCGGCCGCACGGCTTCAACCTGGGGATGAACCAGGGCGCGGTGGCCGGTGCCGGGATCGCCGCGCACCTGCACCAGCACGTGGTGCCGCGGTGGGGTGGCGACGCGAACTTCATGCCGGTGATCGGGCGGACGAAGGTGCTGCCGCAGGTGCTCACCGACACCCGGGTCATGCTGGCGCGAGCGTGGCCAGCATCCTGA